In the Arthrobacter zhaoxinii genome, one interval contains:
- a CDS encoding CoA transferase, producing the protein MPHPAADRLPPLWQDLAPLLPADTEPAPWSGPRWWWAGVLDVEGLALGSLQALATALAAGTGAAGRGRDIALTSRGAAVSFASYTHLRVDGQAVGGFAPLSGFRRTIDGWVRLHANYPHHERALLKGLGVASPDDVDTALLRLSAPEVEERVTAHGGVAARVRTPKEWAESPAGRALQNEPWIRVDTEPGPAPKRAVGAALRGGSGGVLDGLRVLDLTRVIAGPSGSRILGALGADVLRIDPPATPELVEQHIDTGFSKRSAVADFADPAAYRRFRELFEAADVVLLGYRGGSLARFGLEPEALRADFPGLGVVSFDAWGDAGPWAGRRGFDSIVQAASGIASLYGGWDGDLWRPGALPVQALDYATGLGVAAAAAALMGARNRGISGAAHLSLARTALELMRLPAPPPGTERSELDPEVRTSPSAYGELTFVPPPLHVDGRQHDYSRPPQRYGSSGLVWE; encoded by the coding sequence TTGCCCCACCCGGCCGCAGACCGGCTACCTCCCCTCTGGCAGGACCTGGCCCCGCTGCTGCCGGCGGACACGGAACCGGCGCCGTGGTCGGGGCCGCGCTGGTGGTGGGCGGGCGTACTGGACGTGGAAGGACTGGCCCTCGGATCCCTGCAGGCGCTGGCGACGGCGCTCGCCGCCGGGACCGGCGCCGCAGGCAGGGGCCGGGACATCGCACTGACCTCCCGGGGCGCCGCAGTGTCTTTTGCTTCCTATACCCATCTGCGGGTGGACGGCCAGGCAGTCGGCGGGTTCGCCCCGCTGTCGGGTTTCCGCCGGACCATCGACGGATGGGTCCGGCTGCACGCCAACTATCCGCATCACGAACGTGCCCTGCTTAAGGGACTGGGAGTTGCCTCGCCGGACGACGTCGATACTGCGCTGCTTCGTCTCTCCGCGCCCGAGGTGGAGGAACGGGTGACTGCGCATGGGGGAGTGGCCGCCAGGGTCCGCACTCCGAAGGAGTGGGCAGAGTCCCCGGCGGGCCGGGCGCTGCAGAACGAGCCGTGGATTCGGGTGGATACGGAGCCGGGTCCTGCTCCCAAGCGCGCCGTCGGGGCAGCGCTGCGCGGCGGGTCGGGCGGGGTTCTGGACGGCCTGCGTGTTCTGGACCTGACGCGGGTGATCGCCGGTCCGTCGGGCAGCCGGATCCTGGGCGCCCTGGGTGCCGACGTGCTGCGGATCGACCCGCCCGCCACCCCGGAGCTGGTGGAGCAACACATTGACACCGGCTTCTCGAAGCGCAGCGCGGTGGCCGACTTCGCCGACCCGGCCGCCTACCGCCGGTTCCGCGAGCTCTTCGAGGCGGCCGACGTCGTGCTGCTGGGGTACCGGGGCGGCTCCCTGGCCCGCTTCGGACTGGAACCGGAAGCGCTGCGGGCGGATTTCCCGGGGCTGGGCGTGGTCAGCTTCGACGCCTGGGGTGATGCCGGGCCGTGGGCGGGCCGGCGGGGGTTCGACAGCATCGTGCAGGCTGCCAGCGGCATCGCCTCCCTCTACGGCGGCTGGGACGGGGACTTGTGGCGGCCCGGAGCGCTGCCGGTCCAGGCCCTGGACTATGCCACCGGACTCGGGGTGGCAGCCGCCGCGGCGGCGCTCATGGGTGCCCGGAACCGGGGAATCAGCGGAGCTGCTCACCTGTCGCTGGCGCGCACCGCGCTGGAGCTGATGCGGCTGCCTGCTCCGCCGCCGGGGACCGAGCGGAGCGAATTGGATCCCGAAGTCCGCACCTCGCCAAGCGCTTACGGCGAGCTGACGTTTGTGCCGCCGCCCCTGCACGTGGACGGGAGGCAGCATGACTACAGCCGGCCGCCGCAGCGTTACGGCAGTTCCGGGCTGGTCTGGGAATGA
- a CDS encoding antitoxin VbhA family protein, translating into MVENLMDVLARLAAAPRPDPVPVGPGMDVVSMWPGLFEGLTEERKNSIRQTCASSWHAGWEPNREDVADLVAHARGEIDMDEFMRRADERAHQLVRRAEEQ; encoded by the coding sequence GTGGTTGAGAACCTGATGGACGTCCTGGCACGTCTGGCGGCTGCGCCACGTCCGGACCCGGTCCCTGTAGGACCGGGTATGGACGTGGTTTCGATGTGGCCCGGATTATTTGAAGGCCTGACCGAGGAGAGGAAAAACTCCATCCGGCAAACCTGCGCCTCCTCTTGGCATGCGGGATGGGAACCGAACCGCGAGGATGTGGCGGATCTGGTGGCGCATGCCCGGGGAGAGATTGATATGGACGAGTTCATGCGCCGGGCTGATGAGCGTGCGCACCAACTGGTCCGCCGAGCGGAGGAACAGTAA
- a CDS encoding helix-turn-helix transcriptional regulator codes for MTTTTSRLLQLLSLLQTPRRWPGQTLADRLDTSPRTVRRDVERLREMGYRISALKGPDGGYRLEAGAELPPLLFDEDQVLALAVALQSAPLTGAGIEEAAARALATVRQVMPSRLRHRLDALQFTTLPRLSGTAGSVSPELLLALSGAVRSRQVLRFDYADGRHDDGAGFAPPRRAEPHHLVASRGRWYLVGWDLDRNDWRIFRADRITPRTPAGARFRQRDLPGGSVYAFVSARFRGAEPGKSPAEDWPCRGAVILHLPAADVVPFAGDGTVEAVGSDRCRLEAGSWSWAALAASFGRFDAGLEVVGPPELAAAFGTLAARFAAALR; via the coding sequence ATGACCACCACGACGTCGCGGCTCCTTCAGCTGCTTTCCCTCCTGCAGACGCCGCGGAGGTGGCCGGGGCAGACTCTTGCAGACCGCCTCGATACCAGCCCCCGCACGGTGCGCCGCGACGTCGAGCGGCTGCGGGAGATGGGGTACCGCATCTCCGCGCTGAAAGGCCCGGACGGAGGTTACCGCCTGGAGGCAGGGGCCGAGCTGCCTCCGCTGCTTTTCGATGAGGACCAGGTGCTGGCGCTCGCCGTGGCGCTGCAATCCGCACCCCTGACGGGAGCGGGGATCGAGGAGGCCGCGGCCCGGGCGCTGGCGACGGTCCGGCAGGTCATGCCCTCCCGGCTGCGCCATCGCCTGGACGCGCTGCAGTTCACTACGCTGCCGAGACTTTCCGGCACAGCCGGATCGGTGTCGCCGGAACTCCTGCTGGCTCTGTCCGGCGCCGTCCGGTCCCGGCAGGTGCTGCGTTTTGACTATGCGGACGGCCGGCACGATGACGGCGCAGGTTTCGCACCGCCGCGCCGGGCGGAGCCGCACCATCTGGTGGCCTCGCGCGGACGCTGGTACCTGGTGGGCTGGGACCTGGACCGGAACGACTGGCGGATCTTCCGTGCCGACCGCATCACGCCGCGGACGCCGGCGGGTGCCCGGTTCCGGCAGCGGGATCTGCCCGGCGGCAGCGTGTACGCCTTCGTCTCCGCCCGGTTCCGGGGAGCGGAACCGGGTAAGAGTCCCGCTGAAGACTGGCCCTGCCGCGGCGCCGTGATCCTGCATTTGCCGGCGGCCGACGTCGTTCCGTTCGCCGGGGACGGCACCGTTGAAGCGGTTGGATCCGACCGGTGCCGGCTGGAGGCGGGCTCCTGGTCGTGGGCAGCACTGGCGGCCTCCTTCGGCCGGTTCGACGCCGGACTCGAGGTGGTTGGCCCGCCTGAACTGGCAGCCGCCTTCGGGACGCTGGCCGCCCGCTTCGCCGCGGCTTTGAGGTAG
- a CDS encoding VOC family protein, with translation MSVTTTPHLNFRGDARAALEFYHSVFGGSLVVVTNEDAYSVELPEEAGQVKFGQVTSENGFSIMAYDVPAGVSYDQGEKSSFVSVRGDSAEEIADLWGRLSAGSTVLQDLAPSAFSPAYGMVQDRFGVTWVLDVAVAYDRAG, from the coding sequence ATGTCTGTCACCACCACTCCGCATCTGAACTTCCGCGGCGATGCCCGGGCCGCCCTGGAGTTTTACCACTCGGTCTTCGGCGGTTCACTCGTCGTTGTCACCAACGAGGACGCCTACAGCGTCGAGCTCCCGGAGGAGGCGGGCCAGGTCAAGTTCGGGCAAGTCACCAGCGAGAACGGGTTCTCGATCATGGCCTACGACGTCCCCGCCGGTGTGTCCTATGACCAGGGCGAGAAGTCCTCCTTCGTTTCGGTCCGCGGCGACTCGGCGGAGGAGATCGCCGACCTCTGGGGGCGGCTTTCCGCCGGCTCCACCGTGCTGCAGGATCTGGCGCCCTCGGCCTTCTCCCCCGCCTACGGAATGGTGCAGGACCGCTTCGGCGTCACGTGGGTGCTTGACGTCGCCGTCGCCTATGACCGCGCCGGCTGA
- a CDS encoding SDR family oxidoreductase has product MASDVLVVIGMGGMGQAVMRRSGAGRKILLADFNEDLLESVHAAALGEGYDVVSQQVDVSSRQSVAALAATARELGTVTGVVHTAGLSPVQAPVEAIWKVDLFGVAVVLEEFEKVIAPGGAGVVISSMSAYMAGGQMPADVLASLATVPADDLLLIPFIAGIDHPGHAYSVAKRANQVRVQTASLRWGARGARVNSISPGVISTPMGQQELSGESGAQMRAMIEASGTKRLGTAFDIANATAFLLSQDASFMTGADLLVDGGAVAAVDTGQRSQVTG; this is encoded by the coding sequence ATGGCCTCGGACGTACTGGTAGTCATCGGCATGGGCGGCATGGGGCAGGCGGTTATGCGCCGGTCCGGCGCGGGACGGAAGATCCTGCTGGCCGACTTCAACGAGGACCTGCTCGAAAGTGTGCACGCCGCGGCACTGGGCGAAGGCTACGACGTCGTCTCCCAGCAGGTGGACGTCTCCTCGCGGCAGTCGGTGGCCGCGCTGGCCGCAACCGCCCGTGAGTTGGGAACCGTAACCGGCGTCGTCCACACCGCCGGGCTCTCCCCCGTCCAGGCGCCGGTGGAGGCCATCTGGAAGGTGGATCTCTTCGGTGTCGCCGTGGTGCTGGAGGAGTTCGAAAAGGTCATCGCCCCGGGCGGCGCCGGCGTCGTTATTTCCAGCATGTCCGCGTACATGGCCGGCGGCCAGATGCCCGCCGACGTGCTGGCCAGCCTGGCCACCGTCCCTGCGGACGATCTGCTGCTGATTCCGTTTATTGCCGGCATCGACCACCCCGGACACGCCTACAGCGTGGCCAAGCGCGCCAACCAGGTCCGCGTCCAGACCGCCAGCCTGCGCTGGGGTGCCCGCGGGGCACGCGTGAACAGCATCAGCCCCGGCGTCATTTCCACCCCAATGGGCCAGCAGGAGCTCTCCGGCGAATCCGGCGCGCAAATGCGCGCCATGATCGAGGCGTCCGGGACCAAGCGCCTCGGCACCGCCTTCGACATCGCCAATGCCACGGCCTTCCTGCTCAGCCAGGATGCCAGCTTCATGACCGGCGCGGACCTGCTGGTCGACGGCGGCGCAGTGGCCGCCGTCGATACCGGCCAGCGCAGCCAGGTCACCGGCTAG
- a CDS encoding alpha/beta fold hydrolase, with amino-acid sequence MLYATSADGTRIAFDQVGHGTPVVIVGGAFSTADAGAPLADALKAAGFQAVTVDRRARGESSDTSPYSPQREVEDLAAVLNAVGGEAAVLGHSSGAMLALLAAAEGAPISHLFLSEPPFLFGEGEPSADLPDRLQSLVDADKPTEAVTTFQREGIGLPEPMIEQIRTSPFFPALLPLAQSAVYDARLSQAVSTPTAAMAEVSVPVTILRGTTTYPVIMDATEKLARLMPHAVLVTVPESHDHSPDASGTVREIRRRIPVQ; translated from the coding sequence ATGTTGTACGCAACCTCCGCAGACGGCACCCGCATCGCCTTCGACCAGGTGGGCCACGGCACCCCGGTAGTCATTGTCGGCGGCGCCTTTTCAACCGCCGACGCCGGCGCCCCGCTGGCCGACGCGCTGAAGGCCGCAGGCTTTCAGGCCGTGACCGTGGACCGCCGTGCCCGCGGGGAAAGCAGCGACACCTCCCCCTACTCCCCGCAGCGGGAGGTGGAGGACCTAGCAGCGGTCCTGAACGCCGTCGGCGGCGAGGCGGCGGTCCTCGGACATTCTTCGGGCGCGATGCTAGCGTTGCTGGCCGCAGCCGAAGGAGCGCCGATCAGCCACCTGTTCCTTTCCGAACCGCCGTTCCTCTTCGGCGAGGGGGAACCGTCCGCTGATCTTCCGGACCGGCTCCAGTCCCTCGTCGACGCCGACAAGCCCACCGAGGCCGTCACCACCTTCCAGCGTGAAGGCATCGGCCTGCCGGAACCGATGATTGAACAGATCCGGACCAGTCCGTTCTTCCCGGCGCTCCTTCCGCTGGCCCAGTCCGCTGTCTACGACGCGCGCCTTTCACAGGCCGTATCAACCCCGACGGCGGCGATGGCTGAGGTCTCGGTGCCCGTCACGATTCTGCGCGGAACCACCACGTACCCGGTGATCATGGACGCCACTGAGAAGCTGGCCCGGCTCATGCCCCATGCCGTCCTGGTGACAGTGCCGGAGTCCCACGACCACTCCCCTGACGCATCCGGCACAGTCCGCGAAATCCGCCGCCGCATACCGGTGCAGTGA
- a CDS encoding DUF1697 domain-containing protein, producing MTDNPGGELTPYLVLLRGINVGGRNKVPMQPLREHLEDLGYQQVSTYIASGNVLLASNDDAASIGSRIEAALTEHFELDDELVKVLVLSRAQLQSVVEHRPENFGERPDLYHSDAIFLMGIDADTAMGAFRPREGIDGIWAGEGVIYSQRLSAELTKSRLSTIAASPLYKSMTIRSWKTTRKLWDLLPG from the coding sequence GTGACGGACAATCCGGGCGGGGAACTGACCCCCTATCTGGTACTCCTGCGCGGCATCAACGTCGGCGGGCGGAACAAGGTCCCCATGCAGCCGCTGAGGGAGCATTTGGAGGACCTCGGGTATCAGCAGGTCTCCACCTATATCGCCAGCGGCAATGTTCTCCTCGCGTCAAACGACGACGCCGCCTCGATCGGCAGCCGGATCGAGGCCGCACTCACCGAGCATTTCGAACTCGACGACGAACTCGTCAAGGTGCTGGTGCTGAGCCGCGCGCAGCTGCAGTCCGTCGTCGAGCACCGGCCCGAGAACTTCGGTGAGCGGCCCGACCTCTACCACTCCGACGCGATCTTCCTCATGGGCATCGATGCCGACACCGCGATGGGCGCGTTCCGGCCGCGGGAAGGCATCGACGGGATCTGGGCCGGCGAGGGCGTGATCTATTCGCAGCGGCTCAGCGCCGAGCTGACCAAGAGCCGGCTGAGCACCATCGCGGCCTCCCCGCTGTACAAGTCGATGACGATCCGCAGCTGGAAGACCACCCGGAAGCTGTGGGACCTGCTGCCCGGGTGA
- a CDS encoding serine/threonine protein phosphatase, with amino-acid sequence MSEPLPSENTFDHLRSDDGEHVGYIHMTDDGAFIPYDLLHRRCAEAGDLDAAESLLDELGLRMFMEQWWLDADGQQIPVLIQEVHRDRVLVAPTAEGAIAKAADMTAVVELVLPTDRLHSR; translated from the coding sequence ATGTCCGAACCCCTGCCGTCCGAAAACACCTTTGACCATCTGCGGAGCGATGACGGCGAGCACGTGGGGTACATCCATATGACCGACGACGGCGCTTTCATACCGTATGACTTGCTGCACCGCCGCTGCGCTGAGGCCGGTGACCTTGATGCCGCGGAATCCCTGCTCGACGAGCTGGGGCTTCGGATGTTCATGGAGCAGTGGTGGCTCGACGCCGACGGACAGCAGATCCCCGTGCTGATCCAGGAAGTGCACAGGGACCGGGTGCTGGTGGCTCCGACAGCTGAGGGCGCGATTGCCAAGGCAGCCGATATGACCGCTGTCGTCGAGTTGGTGCTGCCCACCGACCGGCTGCATTCGCGTTAG
- the arfB gene encoding alternative ribosome rescue aminoacyl-tRNA hydrolase ArfB, producing MDLVVSPALTIPAAELEWRFSRSSGPGGQHVNTSDSRVALSWNVAGSTVLSDQQRLLLLQQLKRSLVAGVLTVTASEQRSQLRNRETALAKLAALVAGGLAPGPPPRRRTKATRGSNYRRLDAKKQRAATKRQRQRPPAD from the coding sequence ATGGATTTAGTGGTGTCGCCCGCGCTCACGATTCCCGCGGCTGAACTCGAGTGGCGGTTCTCCCGTTCGTCCGGCCCTGGCGGCCAGCACGTCAACACCTCGGACAGCCGCGTCGCCCTCTCCTGGAACGTAGCCGGTTCTACGGTGCTGTCGGACCAGCAACGTCTGCTGCTGCTGCAGCAGCTGAAACGCAGCCTGGTGGCTGGAGTGCTGACTGTGACGGCCTCCGAGCAACGTTCCCAGCTTCGCAATCGGGAAACAGCCCTGGCCAAGCTCGCCGCCCTCGTGGCAGGTGGACTCGCGCCCGGACCTCCCCCGCGCCGCAGGACCAAAGCCACCCGGGGCTCGAACTACCGCCGCCTCGACGCCAAGAAACAACGGGCTGCCACGAAGCGGCAACGGCAGCGGCCTCCGGCTGATTAA
- a CDS encoding DivIVA domain-containing protein, with product MEILIGLAALLALILVIIRKSNGTKKPPITADEVAEKRFMPRKIRQGYDSEQVTELLKTVVLELRRLEKEREQLQKADILRQPVPVTSPIITPEQVVNQRFTVSQFRPGLDQDEVDDFLDLVVVDLRRWTSENEQLRTPASGEIPETPQYGTPTTPG from the coding sequence TTGGAAATTCTTATTGGGCTGGCAGCGCTGCTGGCTTTGATCCTTGTGATAATCCGCAAATCCAACGGGACAAAGAAGCCTCCCATCACTGCTGACGAAGTTGCCGAAAAGCGCTTCATGCCAAGGAAAATCAGGCAGGGCTATGACTCGGAGCAGGTCACTGAACTGCTGAAAACAGTTGTCCTGGAACTTCGGAGGCTCGAAAAAGAACGTGAGCAGCTGCAAAAGGCCGATATTCTCCGGCAGCCGGTCCCGGTTACCAGTCCCATAATCACGCCGGAACAGGTAGTGAATCAGAGGTTCACTGTGTCTCAGTTTCGGCCGGGCTTAGACCAGGACGAGGTGGATGATTTCCTGGACCTCGTTGTTGTCGATTTGAGGCGGTGGACTTCCGAAAACGAGCAGCTCAGGACGCCGGCTTCCGGGGAGATACCGGAGACACCCCAGTACGGAACGCCGACGACGCCGGGCTAA
- a CDS encoding phosphotransferase, with translation MDDEQILEGGNVSDGVVRVGSTVRKPWTESTPSVFEFMTAVREAGVDVPAVIGEDEQGRQVIEFIPGQLAIEMDPLTHAELHRVGAMVRAIHDASETFRPPEDACWIVAIPSPGDELICHNDLAPWNLIIGDRWAFIDWDAAAPSTRLWDLAYAAQAFTLSNTKQEPKDAAQNLKAFVDGYGADESLRKQLPEAMHQRAAAMYQLLKSSHDSGREPWGSMYVEGHGDHWRAATQYAQRHQDLWSRTLLTSVR, from the coding sequence ATGGATGACGAGCAGATACTCGAAGGCGGCAATGTCAGTGACGGTGTGGTCCGTGTTGGATCAACGGTCCGGAAGCCGTGGACGGAGTCGACTCCGAGCGTCTTCGAGTTCATGACAGCTGTTCGGGAGGCTGGGGTCGATGTGCCGGCGGTCATAGGTGAGGATGAGCAGGGCCGGCAGGTTATCGAATTCATTCCTGGGCAACTTGCAATTGAAATGGATCCGCTGACGCATGCCGAGCTTCACCGTGTCGGAGCAATGGTCCGCGCGATTCATGACGCCAGCGAGACGTTTAGACCTCCTGAGGATGCTTGTTGGATCGTTGCTATCCCATCACCGGGCGACGAGCTGATTTGCCACAATGACCTTGCGCCCTGGAATCTCATTATTGGTGATCGATGGGCGTTCATTGATTGGGATGCTGCCGCGCCGAGTACGCGGTTGTGGGACCTCGCCTACGCCGCGCAAGCCTTCACGCTCTCCAACACCAAGCAGGAGCCAAAGGATGCTGCCCAAAATCTTAAAGCCTTTGTCGATGGATATGGCGCGGATGAGTCTCTGCGCAAACAATTGCCAGAGGCAATGCATCAGCGTGCCGCGGCTATGTATCAGCTTCTGAAGTCGTCCCATGACTCAGGCCGCGAACCATGGGGCTCGATGTACGTGGAGGGCCACGGGGATCATTGGCGGGCTGCAACCCAGTATGCACAGCGCCATCAGGATCTCTGGTCACGAACGCTTCTCACCTCCGTACGGTGA
- a CDS encoding LysR family transcriptional regulator — protein sequence MDVNQLRMLRELGERGSLAAVARAFHVSPSAVSQQLTALQRRVEVPLTERRGRNLVLTGAGQALAEAATQISVAMSSAEQAVSRYVQDPTATVRICAFNSAGLTYFGPLLGDLAGEGNPRVVCHDRDVGQDAFPALAADYDLVIAHRLEHSAPWPSSLTVLPLVREPLDVAMSDQHPLAGQSTVGVAELIDEEWVSVQDGFPLVSALHSIAVHAGKSLNITHRINEFFVAAAIIANSPAVALMPRYTAAPQPGSRIVLKPLRDVHLSRHVDILCRPESLHRTAVQKVLRTLQNRATPTHSDSKDAEGAV from the coding sequence ATGGATGTGAATCAATTGCGAATGCTCAGGGAGCTGGGAGAACGCGGAAGTCTGGCTGCCGTGGCGCGGGCATTCCACGTTTCACCGTCTGCTGTGTCCCAGCAGCTCACCGCGTTACAGCGCCGGGTCGAGGTGCCCCTGACAGAACGCCGAGGTCGAAACCTGGTCCTCACCGGAGCCGGGCAGGCATTAGCCGAAGCCGCCACCCAGATCAGCGTGGCGATGAGCTCCGCGGAGCAGGCCGTGAGCCGGTACGTGCAGGATCCGACCGCGACAGTGAGGATCTGCGCATTCAACAGCGCCGGACTGACTTACTTCGGCCCGCTTCTGGGAGACCTTGCTGGTGAGGGGAATCCCCGCGTTGTTTGTCACGACCGGGACGTAGGGCAAGATGCCTTTCCCGCCCTCGCAGCTGACTATGACCTCGTGATCGCTCACCGCCTCGAGCACAGCGCGCCCTGGCCGTCGTCCCTGACTGTGCTACCCCTAGTCCGTGAACCCTTAGACGTCGCAATGTCGGATCAACATCCTCTGGCCGGTCAATCCACCGTCGGTGTCGCGGAGCTCATCGATGAGGAATGGGTGTCTGTTCAGGATGGATTTCCCTTGGTATCAGCTCTGCACAGCATCGCCGTGCATGCAGGGAAATCCCTGAACATCACGCACCGGATCAACGAGTTCTTTGTCGCCGCCGCGATTATTGCGAACAGTCCCGCCGTTGCGCTCATGCCCCGCTACACCGCAGCACCTCAACCCGGCAGCCGCATAGTCCTCAAACCACTCCGCGATGTACACCTCAGCAGACATGTCGACATCCTCTGCCGCCCCGAAAGCCTGCACCGAACAGCCGTTCAGAAAGTCCTCAGGACTCTCCAGAACCGTGCCACACCCACTCACTCGGACAGCAAAGACGCAGAAGGAGCCGTCTGA
- a CDS encoding DMT family transporter: MPSFLSPPASPNSFARRLRQGWHGRVLSLLASRRVDVLLLLVAVVWGSSYLAAKTLTDTVGVTVILSLRFLITTAALVVIALIWNRRKAGLRESAIGVVLGLTQAAVLILETHGIAGTSATNAGLIISLVVVFTPVAESIAFRVKLPRMVLGAGVIAVVGVCLLVSEDGLATPTPGDTLMLASAIVRAVHVTAVSGLTRGRAYSPLTLTLVQSAVCAVVYTAADHTGVLAAIRTFHPTQWLGVFYLGLACSVFAFLVQTWAIQQTSASRASLLMGTEPIWAVLIGLTIGQDTLALLGLLGAALIITGTYLGLRAETRHRNQQEPTLPGASHAPSLPARKSILRWGTGSRFRGASFSWSLFRNPSIRRALGRRG; this comes from the coding sequence GTGCCATCTTTCCTTTCACCCCCAGCCTCACCGAACTCCTTCGCCCGGCGTTTACGACAGGGCTGGCACGGTCGTGTCCTCTCCTTACTCGCTTCACGACGTGTCGATGTCCTTCTCCTGCTGGTCGCCGTGGTGTGGGGTAGCAGCTACCTGGCAGCGAAAACTCTCACCGACACCGTCGGCGTCACCGTAATTCTCTCCCTGCGGTTCCTCATCACGACCGCTGCGCTGGTTGTAATCGCGCTCATATGGAACCGGCGCAAGGCGGGACTGCGTGAGAGTGCCATCGGCGTCGTACTCGGCCTCACTCAGGCGGCCGTACTGATCCTGGAAACCCACGGGATCGCCGGCACCAGTGCCACGAATGCCGGCTTGATCATCAGCCTCGTCGTCGTTTTCACCCCAGTCGCCGAGAGCATCGCCTTTCGGGTGAAGCTACCGCGCATGGTGCTCGGCGCCGGCGTGATCGCCGTCGTCGGTGTGTGTCTGCTCGTTTCCGAAGATGGGCTCGCTACCCCGACTCCTGGCGACACACTGATGCTCGCCTCCGCGATCGTCCGTGCAGTCCACGTCACCGCTGTCTCCGGCCTTACCCGAGGACGGGCCTACAGCCCGCTGACTCTGACTCTGGTGCAAAGCGCCGTCTGCGCCGTCGTCTACACCGCCGCAGACCATACCGGCGTCCTTGCCGCCATCAGAACCTTCCACCCGACACAGTGGCTCGGCGTCTTCTACCTGGGCCTGGCCTGCAGCGTCTTCGCGTTCCTCGTCCAAACCTGGGCCATCCAGCAGACCTCTGCTTCACGAGCCAGCCTCCTCATGGGCACCGAACCCATCTGGGCAGTCCTCATCGGACTCACCATCGGACAGGACACCCTCGCCCTGCTCGGGCTCCTCGGCGCCGCACTCATCATCACCGGCACCTACCTCGGGCTACGAGCCGAAACCCGCCACCGAAACCAACAAGAACCGACACTCCCGGGCGCAAGCCACGCCCCGTCGTTGCCGGCCCGTAAGTCGATCCTTCGATGGGGCACAGGTTCGAGATTTAGAGGTGCTTCATTTTCGTGGTCACTATTTCGTAACCCATCGATTCGTAGAGCCCTCGGGCGCCGTGGTTGA
- a CDS encoding NUDIX domain-containing protein yields the protein MSIERQQPLVSIDTVPFIGRDGGLCVVTAERANEPFAGVQALPGVLLLPSERLAEAALRALTAKTGVGEGQVEHIGTAGVYDNPDRDPRGPTISIVHTAVLQPDARLDETRAKVTPVGQVSGLPFDHDTIIRRTTGTVLDALWVDQPLTKALLGKHFTTAQAARIIRSLAAAAGRSEPDSSNLGRMLARNPALFKSSEAVAAGRGRPAAGWSWT from the coding sequence ATGAGCATTGAACGGCAGCAGCCCCTCGTCTCGATCGATACCGTGCCCTTCATCGGAAGGGACGGGGGGCTGTGCGTGGTGACCGCGGAGCGGGCCAACGAACCGTTTGCCGGTGTCCAGGCGCTCCCCGGTGTCCTCCTGCTTCCCTCCGAACGGCTGGCCGAGGCCGCACTGCGGGCATTGACGGCCAAGACCGGAGTAGGGGAGGGCCAGGTGGAACACATCGGCACGGCGGGCGTGTACGACAATCCGGACCGTGATCCGCGCGGGCCGACCATCTCGATTGTCCACACCGCCGTCCTGCAGCCGGACGCCCGGCTCGATGAAACGAGGGCCAAGGTCACGCCGGTGGGGCAGGTCTCCGGACTGCCGTTCGACCACGACACCATCATCCGCCGCACTACCGGCACCGTGCTGGATGCCCTCTGGGTGGACCAGCCGCTGACGAAGGCACTGCTGGGAAAGCACTTCACCACCGCGCAGGCGGCCAGGATCATCCGGAGTCTCGCTGCCGCCGCGGGCCGCAGCGAACCCGATTCATCCAATCTGGGCCGGATGCTGGCCCGGAACCCGGCCCTGTTCAAGTCCAGCGAGGCAGTCGCCGCGGGCCGCGGCCGTCCGGCGGCAGGATGGTCCTGGACCTAA